A genomic region of Candidatus Cloacimonadaceae bacterium contains the following coding sequences:
- a CDS encoding MjaI family restriction endonuclease: protein MAVSTKIKNEELFRLLNASVPGFPKYTTQLMNLANQNAQGTRPSVVGKMSDLIQEFPGRNLREWEEWYLQSHPTAIEDAATRVYGMIEQFKRAIELITKDVVEEWIKDLVITKTFAGLKVQEAILQHVSEQEFTTYRIATAQEESQNIDGVIGDRFVSIKPTTWSGMLTSPISICVDMIYYEKTKDGLVISYDFK, encoded by the coding sequence AGTTGTTTCGATTATTGAATGCTTCTGTGCCTGGTTTCCCAAAATACACAACACAGCTGATGAACTTAGCTAATCAAAATGCACAGGGTACAAGGCCGAGTGTTGTAGGTAAAATGAGCGATCTAATCCAAGAATTTCCAGGTAGAAACCTTCGAGAATGGGAAGAGTGGTATCTTCAATCCCACCCGACCGCAATTGAAGACGCAGCTACAAGAGTTTATGGTATGATTGAACAATTCAAACGAGCAATTGAATTAATTACAAAGGACGTGGTTGAAGAATGGATTAAGGATCTTGTTATCACGAAGACATTTGCAGGGCTGAAGGTTCAAGAAGCTATCCTTCAACACGTTTCTGAACAAGAATTTACTACATATAGAATTGCTACAGCCCAAGAAGAATCACAGAACATTGACGGAGTAATCGGAGATAGATTCGTGAGCATCAAACCAACAACATGGTCTGGTATGCTCACATCACCTATAAGTATTTGTGTCGATATGATCTATTACGAGAAGACAAAAGATGGCTTAGTGATAAGTTACGATTTTAAGTGA
- a CDS encoding MjaI family restriction endonuclease, with protein MVAKKQSPKKVSPKIKTEKIKFDSIKELLGLNDRSFPKYSRPLMVQANTFARSTDKKIVGHLSTLFISLKPKSLEEWIEKHTELFPDSIDTASRKLYNKLQDFKAVIDSLSLDDVEKWMKEFLYDKTYMGLSIQKAIFELFSSRYKLDFIEATVTDEGQNIDGWLGTLAVSIKPVSFKDAKHLPFKINDDIHVIFYEKMSNNIVIQYSRELEKACRSQVEN; from the coding sequence ATGGTAGCCAAGAAACAATCTCCTAAAAAGGTTAGTCCAAAAATTAAAACTGAGAAGATAAAATTTGATTCCATCAAAGAGTTATTGGGTTTAAATGACCGAAGTTTTCCAAAGTATTCACGACCATTAATGGTTCAGGCTAATACATTTGCCAGGTCTACCGATAAAAAAATCGTGGGTCATTTGAGTACATTGTTCATCAGTTTGAAGCCAAAATCTCTTGAGGAGTGGATTGAGAAACACACAGAATTATTCCCTGATTCTATAGATACAGCTTCCAGAAAACTGTACAATAAACTGCAAGACTTTAAAGCTGTAATAGATTCGTTGAGTCTTGACGATGTGGAGAAGTGGATGAAAGAGTTCTTGTATGATAAGACTTATATGGGACTAAGCATCCAGAAGGCAATTTTTGAATTGTTCTCTTCACGATACAAACTCGATTTCATAGAAGCTACAGTAACGGACGAGGGACAGAACATAGATGGTTGGTTGGGCACATTAGCAGTAAGCATAAAACCAGTTTCATTCAAGGATGCAAAGCATTTGCCATTTAAAATTAACGATGATATTCATGTTATCTTTTACGAGAAGATGAGTAACAACATAGTAATCCAATATAGTAGAGAATTGGAGAAAGCATGTCGCTCACAGGTGGAGAACTAA